From a region of the Cucumis sativus cultivar 9930 chromosome 6, Cucumber_9930_V3, whole genome shotgun sequence genome:
- the LOC101222153 gene encoding probable serine/threonine-protein kinase WNK11, whose translation MPAENSIPYDRDAEPFVEVDPTGRFGRYDDLLGSGAVKKVYRAFDQEEGIEVAWNQVRLRNFSGDPVFINRLRSEVQLLSTLNNKYIIVCYSVWNDDEHNTLNFITEVCTSGNLRDYRKKHRHVSIKALKKWSKQVLEGLDYLHTHEPCIIHRDLNCSNIFVNGNIGQVKIGDLGFAAIVGRSHAAHSIIGTPEYMAPELYEEDYTEMVDIYSFAMCLLEMVTMEIPYSECDSVAKIYKKVTTGIKPQAITKVTDAEVRAFIEKCIAQPRARPSASELLKDPFFDEVRDEDSEQTS comes from the exons ATGCCAGCTGAAAACTCAATTCCATATGATCGTGATGCAGAGCCCTTTGTTGAGGTCGATCCAACTGGAAGGTTTGGACGATACGATGATCTTCTTGGGTCTGGAGCCGTAAAGAAAGTTTATAGGGCATTTGATCAGGAGGAAGGAATAGAGGTTGCTTGGAATCAAGTTCGATTGAGAAATTTTAGTGGGGATCCAGTGTTCATCAACCGTCTGAGGTCTGAGGTTCAGCTGCTGAGCACTTTGAACAACAAATATATCATCGTTTGTTACAGTGTTTGGAATGATGATGAGCATAATACATTGAATTTTATCACCGAGGTGTGCACATCAGGAAATCTAAGGGATTATCGTAAGAAACATCGACATGTGTCAATTAAGGCCttgaaaaaatggtcaaaGCAAGTGCTCGAGGGATTGGATTATCTTCATACTCATGAGCCTTGCATTATTCACAGAGACCTCAATTGCAGTAACATTTTTGTCAATGGGAATATTGGCCAG GTTAAAATAGGCGATCTAGGGTTTGCAGCTATAGTTGGCAGGAGCCATGCTGCACATTCAATCATAGGAACACCCGAGTATATGGCACCAGAGCTGTATGAGGAAGACTACACAGAGATGGTGGATATATACTCCTTTGCAATGTGTTTGCTCGAGATGGTTACTATGGAGATACCATACAGTGAATGCGATAGTGTTGCCAAGATATACAAGAAGGTAACAACTGGAATTAAGCCCCAAGCAATTACCAAAGTAACTGATGCTGAAGTCCGAGCTTTCATTGAGAAGTGCATTGCACAGCCAAGAGCAAGACCATCCGCTTCTGAACTTCTCAAGGATCCCTTCTTCGACGAAGTCAGGGATGAAGATTCTGAACAGACTTCTTAA
- the LOC105435779 gene encoding uncharacterized protein LOC105435779 produces MWQVFALIRPTLHNFTNSHRIADESMFTSTDQFPIYAAANNRRTFSSSIFNIIRAPFSILSCFAPPAVHRSPDAFWLSGDHYFASTISEINHLMVSDGMRYAILM; encoded by the coding sequence ATGTGGCAGGTGTTCGCACTTATTCGCCCCACCCTCCACAACTTCACTAACAGCCACCGCATTGCTGATGAGAGTATGTTCACTTCAACTGATCAATTCCCAATTTACGCTGCCGCCAACAACCGTCGAACCTTCTCCTCCTCCATCTTCAACATCATTCGTGCTCCTTTCTCTATTCTCTCTTGCTTCGCTCCACCCGCCGTTCACCGCTCCCCCGACGCCTTCTGGCTCTCCGGTGACCACTATTTTGCCTCCACTATTTCTGAGATCAACCACCTTATGGTAAGCGATGGCATGCGTTACGCCATATTGATGTAA
- the LOC101217271 gene encoding thymidine kinase a: MESCRTSLPFTSSYADTVRPESSHRLAGEVHVIIGPMFAGKTTALLRRIKSESNSGRNVVMIKSSKDTRYAIDSVVTHDGVKFPCWALPDLSSFRQKFGEDAYNELDVIGVDEAQFFDDLYDFCCNVADRDGKIIVVAGLDGDYLRRSFGSVLDVVPLADTVTKLTARCELCGKRAFFTLRKTEETKTELIAGADVYMPVCRHHYAIGQEVIQSSKNAMGSRTIASNLEALHLSKFNLVFFIFFLLLFFFYRQYVFIFACVFPYIET; this comes from the exons ATGGAGTCCTGCAGGACTTCACTTCCGTTCACCTCCTCCTACGCTGACACCGTTAGACCAGAATCTTCTCATCGCCTTGCCGGTGAAGTTCATGTCATCATCGGCCCTATGTTTGCTGGAAAAACCACGGCGCTCCTCCGCCGGATCAAATCCGAGAGCAACAGTGGCAG GAACGTGGTGATGATCAAGTCAAGTAAAGACACAAGATACGCCATAGATTCAGTAGTAACACATGATGGGGTCAAATTTCCATGCTGGGCACTGCCAGATCTTTCATCTTTTCGTCAGAAATTCGGAGAAGATGCTTATAATGAG TTGGATGTGATTGGTGTTGATGAAGCTCAATTTTTCGATGATCTCTATGATTTTTGCTGCAATGTTGCTGATAGAGATGGTAAAATCATTGTTGTTGCTGGCTTAGATGGAGATTACTTAAG GAGGAGTTTTGGATCAGTGCTTGACGTTGTTCCTCTGGCTGATACAGTAACAAAGTTGAcagctagatgtgaactttgtGGGAAAAGAGCTTTTTTTACATTGAGAAAAACAGAGGAGACAAAGACCGAACTTATCGCTGGGGCTGATGTCTATATGCCTGTGTGCCGCCATCATTATGCCATTGGACAAGAAGTCATACAATCTTCGAAGAATGCTATGGGATCTCGAACTATTGCCTCAAATCTAGAGGCACTTCACTTATCTAAATTCAACttagtcttttttattttttttttattattattttttttttatagacaatatgttttcattttcgCCTGTGTATTTCCATATATTGAAACTTGA
- the LOC101221914 gene encoding scarecrow-like transcription factor PAT1 yields MQASQLHRGSHMAKRLCYQPLQEVDAYYFSQFQSLGRQLYSNVGNQRGHFNVQDIGDRYCTLESSSGSHGYATHNSTSTVTFSPNGSPVSQQDYRSNPSDQHNSPDNTYGSSVSGSSITDDISDFRHKLLELETVMLGPDSDVIYSFDSIYQEGTDNPEMGTWGQVMDAITKGNLKKILIACAKAVSDNDALMAQWLMDELRKMVSVCGEPMQRLGAYMLEGLVARLASSGSCIYKSLRCKEPARAELLSYMHLLYEVCPYFKFGYMSANGAIAEAMKDEDRVHIIDFQISQGTQWVTLIQAFAGRPGGPPHIRITGIDDPASAYARGGGLDIVGKRLSKLAKLFNVPFEFHSASISGCNVHQNNLGIRRGEALAVNFAFMLHHMPDESVSTENHRDRLLRLVKSLSPKVVTLVEQESNTNTAAFFPRFVETLDYYNAMFESIDVTLPRQHKERINIEQHCLAREVVNILACEGAERVERHELLGKWRLRFGLAGFTPYPLSSLVNATIKTLLDNYSNRYRLEEREGALYLGWMDRDLVASCAWK; encoded by the coding sequence atgcAAGCTTCTCAGCTTCATAGAGGTTCACATATGGCAAAGAGGTTGTGTTATCAGCCACTTCAGGAAGTGGATGCCTACTACTTCTCCCAATTTCAATCTTTAGGTCGCCAATTATATTCCAATGTTGGCAACCAAAGAGGTCACTTCAATGTTCAAGACATCGGTGATCGGTACTGCACTCTGGAGTCGTCCTCAGGAAGCCACGGCTATGCAACTCACAACTCGACCTCAACTGTCACTTTCTCACCAAATGGGAGTCCAGTATCGCAACAGGATTATCGTTCAAATCCTTCTGATCAGCATAATTCCCCTGACAATACGTATGGTTCCTCAGTAAGTGGATCCAGTATAACGGATGATATTAGTGATTTTAGGCACAAACTACTGGAATTGGAAACTGTGATGCTTGGTCCTGATTCTGAtgttatatatagttttgataGTATCTACCAGGAGGGGACGGACAATCCAGAGATGGGAACTTGGGGACAAGTGATGGATGCTATTACTAAAGGAAACTTGAAAAAGATCCTAATAGCTTGTGCTAAAGCTGTATCAGATAATGATGCATTGATGGCACAATGGCTTATGGATGAGCTGCGCAAGATGGTGTCAGTTTGTGGCGAACCGATGCAGAGGTTAGGAGCGTATATGCTGGAGGGGTTGGTTGCACGGTTGGCTTCCTCAGGTAGTTGCATCTATAAATCTTTGAGATGCAAGGAACCAGCAAGAGCCGAGCTCCTCTCGTATATGCACCTTCTTTATGAGGTTTGCCCATACTTCAAATTTGGATACATGTCAGCAAATGGTGCCATTGCAGAAGCCATGAAAGATGAAGATAGAGTTCACATCATTGATTTCCAAATTTCTCAGGGTACTCAGTGGGTCACTTTGATTCAAGCATTTGCAGGTAGGCCTGGTGGGCCACCTCACATTCGTATAACTGGTATAGATGATCCTGCATCAGCTTATGCTCGTGGAGGTGGCCTAGATATTGTTGGGAAGAGACTTTCCAAGTTAGCAAAGTTATTTAACGTGCCATTTGAGTTTCACTCTGCTTCCATTTCTGGCTGCAATGTTCATCAAAACAATCTCGGCATTCGACGAGGGGAGGCTTTAGCAGTGAATTTTGCATTCATGCTACACCATATGCCAGATGAGAGTGTAAGCACCGAAAATCATCGAGATAGGCTACTGAGGCTGGTTAAAAGTCTGTCTCCAAAGGTCGTGACACTTGTTGAACAAGAATCCAACACAAACACGGCTGCCTTCTTTCCCCGGTTCGTCGAGACACTAGATTACTACAATGCCATGTTTGAATCAATCGATGTTACTCTTCCAAGACAGCACAAGGAGCGAATTAACATCGAGCAGCATTGTCTAGCCAGGGAAGTTGTCAACATACTAGCATGTGAAGGAGCAGAGAGAGTGGAACGACACGAGCTACTTGGAAAGTGGAGACTGCGATTTGGATTGGCAGGATTTACACCTTACCCGTTAAGCTCGTTGGTGAATGCTACCATCAAAACGTTATTAGATAACTATTCTAACAGGTATAGACTCGAAGAAAGAGAAGGGGCTTTGTATTTAGGGTGGATGGATAGGGATTTAGTTGCTTCCTGTGCATGgaagtaa
- the LOC101222391 gene encoding heterogeneous nuclear ribonucleoprotein 1, whose product MQTDSGKLFVGGISWDTDEDRLKEYFNAYGDVVEAVIMKDRTTGRGRGFGFIVFADPSVADRVIREKHNIDGRMVEAKRAVPRNDQNIVGRTSGSINVSPGPGRTRKIFVGGLASTVTESEFKNYFDQFGTITDVVVMYDHNTLRPRGFGFITYDSEEAVEKVLIKTFHELNGKMVEVKRAVPKELSPGPSRSPLGGYNYGQSRVNSFLNGYTQGYSSSTIGGYGVRVDGRFSPVSSGRSVFTPFGSGYGMGVNFDIGLNPGYGGNSNFASNLNYGRGLSPYYTGNSDRFGNIGYESGNGGNSSFFSSETQNLWGSGGLNNGTNSANSNAHLGSATGGSVGGTGFANSGVSWGSSGISSQGGGNNVFSNSGNLNYGGVDSSYSLGAGGYGRNSGTVLPPTSSFPTSTVGFDGPFADFYSAGYGDPTWRSSNFERDGSGPFGYGLGSAASDVSARSSPGFIGGHSVNRRQSNRGNTT is encoded by the exons atgcaAACTGATAGTGGCAAATTATTTGTTGGTGGAATATCTTGGGATACTGATGAAGACCGTCTTAAAGAGTATTTCAATGCATATGGTGATGTTGTAGAAGCTGTCATTATGAAGGATCGGACCACAGGTCGTGGTCGAGGCTTTGGCTTCATTGTTTTTGCTGATCCAAGTGTTGCAGATAGAGTTATAAGGGAGAAGCATAATATTGATGGAAGAATG GTTGAGGCTAAAAGGGCTGTTCCTAGGAATGATCAGAACATTGTAGGTAGAACCAGTGGTAGCATTAATGTTTCTCCTGGTCCTGGACGAACTCgaaagatatttgttgggGGGTTAGCATCTACTGTTACAGAAAGTGAATTCAAGAATTATTTTGATCAATTCGGGACAATTACAGATGTTGTGGTGATGTACGACCACAATACTCTTCGACCCAGAGGATTTGGGTTTATTACATATGATTCTGAAGAAGCAGTAGAGAAAGTTCTTATCAAGACTTTCCATGAATTGAATGGCAAAATGGTTGAAGTCAAGCGGGCAGTTCCGAAAGAGTTGTCACCAGGCCCCAGCCGTAGTCCACTTGGTGGATACAATTATGGTCAGAGTAGGGTTAATAGCTTCCTTAATGGTTACACTCAGGGTTACAGTTCAAGTACAATTGGAGGCTATGGTGTTAGAGTGGATGGTAGATTTAGTCCAGTTTCCAGTGGTCGAAGTGTATTCACCCCATTTGGTTCAGGTTATGGAATGGGTGTGAACTTTGATATTGGCTTAAACCCAGGGTATGGGGGAAATTCTAATTTCGCCAGTAATCTCAACTATGGACGGGGACTGAGCCCTTATTATACTGGTAACTCAGATAGATTTGGCAATATAGGGTATGAAAGTGGCAATGGAGGAAACTCGTCCTTCTTCAGCTCAGAAACTCAAAACTTGTGGGGAAGTGGAGGGCTCAACAATGGAACAAACTCTGCCAATTCCAATGCTCATTTGGGATCAGCAACTGGTGGCAGCGTTGGGGGAACTGGATTTGCCAATTCTGGAGTTAGCTGGGGTAGTTCGGGAATCTCGTCTCAAGGTGGAGGAAACAATGTTTTTAGTAACTCTGGGAATCTTAATTATGGAGGTGTTGATAGTAGTTATAGTCTAGGAGCTGGAGGGTATGGGAGAAACAGTGGTACTGTTTTGCCTCCAACATCATCATTTCCTACCTCAACTGTCGGTTTTGACGGTCCCTTTGCTGATTTCTACAGTGCCGGTTATGGTGATCCCACGTGGCGTTCTTCCAACTTTGAAAGAGATGGATCTGGACCCTTTGGTTATGGGCTCGGCAGTGCTGCTTCGGATGTCTCAGCCAGAAGCTCTCCTGGTTTTATTGGTGGTCATAGTGTTAATAGGAGGCAGTCAAACAGAG GAAACACTACCTAG